ACACGCCACCGGCGGCAGCGCCGCGATAATCGCCCGGTCTTCAGGGCGGGGTGGAATTCCCCACCGGCGGTAGGTGGTGCGGGAGGTCTCCCCGCGCCGCGAGCCCGCGAGCGCTCCGCATGCGTCCTTCGGGATGGGCGGAGGTCAGCAGACCCAGTGCGACGCGGCTCCAAGGAACACGGTTCCTGGCCCGTTCAGTCTGGGGCCGACGGTCACAGTCCGGATGAAAGAAGATGGGGTGCGCAGCCATGTGCGCCCTGGTGCCTGCGCGCGCCTGCCATTCGGGCGTGCGCCGGTGCTTCTTGCATGCCTTGAGGCGTTTCCTCACCTTCCAGGAGCGTTTCATGAACACCGCCGTTTCCGTTTTTTCTTCCTTTTCCTCTTCCCCTTCCACGCCTGTGGCCGTGGCCGTCGATCACGGCGTGCAGCTGGCGCCCATGCCCGAGGTCATCGCCGCCATCGCCGCGGGCCGTCCCGTGCTCGTCATGGACGATGCCGACCGCGAGAACGAGGCCGACCTCATCTGTGCGGCCGACAACCTGACCGAGGCCACCATGGCCCTGATGATCCGCGAGGGCAGCGGCATCGTCTGCCTGTGCCTCACGCCCGGGCATGCGGGCGCCTTGGGCCTGCGGCCGATGGTGGAGATCAACCGGTCCTCGTTCGCCACCGCCTTCACGCAATCCATCGAGGCGGCCCATGGAGTGAGCACGGGCGTGTCGGCGGCCGACCGGGTGCAGACCATCCGCTGCGCCCTGCAGGTACCGGCGCCGGGCGGAGCCCCCCAGATCGTCAGCCCCGGCCATGTCTTTCCGCTGGTGGCACGCCCGGGCGGGGTGCTGGAGCGCACCGGCCACACCGAGTCGGCCGTAGACCTGGCGCGCCTGGCCGGCCGCGCACCCGCCGGGGTGCTGTGCGAGCTGATGAATCCGGACGGCAGCATGGCCCGCGGTGCGGACGTGGCGCGGTTCGCCCAGGCGCACGGTCTGCTGTGCACGACCGTGCAGGCGCTGGTGGCGCATCGGCAGGGATTGCAGGCCGTGGCGGAAGAAGGCGGGCAGGGCGGCGGCAGAGCGTCCGCTACCCAGGAGGCGGTCGGCGAACCCGCCTGATGGCCTCCGGGGCCCCTCAGGCCGCTTCGGCGCTGGCCTGGCTCAGCGATTCGAGCGCATCGGCATCCAGCTTCAGACTGGCGGCCTGCACCAGTTCCTGCAGTTGCTCCAGCGACGATGCACTGGCGATGGGCGCGGTGATGCCGGGCTGCGCCATCTGCCACGCGATCGCCACCTGGCCGGGGGTGACCTCGTAGCGCTCGGCCACCTGGTCGAGTTCGGCCAGGATGCGCAGGCCCCGGTCGTTCAGGTAGGTCTGCACCACCTTGGCGCCGCGCGGGCTCTTGTCCACGTCCGATGCGCTGCGGTACTTGCCGGTCAGGAAGCCGGCGGCCAGCGCGTAGAAGTTGATCACGCCCACGCCCTTTTCCAGGCACAGGGGACGCAGCTCTTTCTCGAACACGTCGCGGTCGTACAGGTTGTACAGCGGCTGCAGGCTTTCGTAGCGCGGCACGCCCAGGCGTTCGCTGGTGTCCAGGGCCTCGGCCAGGCGCTGCGCGGAATGGTTGGAAGCCCCGATCGCGCGCACCTTGCCCTCGCGGATCAGGTCGGCATAGGTGCCCAGGGTTTCCTCCAGCGGGGTACCGGCATCGTCATCGTGAGACTGGTAGAGGTCGATCACGTCGGTGTGCAGGCGCCGCAGCGAGTCGTCCACCGCGCGGCGGATGTAGTCGCCGCCCAGGCCCACCTTGCCATGGCCCATGTCCTTGCCCACCTTGGTGGCCAGCACGATGCGGTCGCGCTTGCCGCTGCGCTTGAGCCACTGGCCGATCATGGCTTCGGACTCGCCGCCCATGTGCCCCGGCGCCCAGCGCGAGTACACGTCGGCGGTGTCGATGAAATTGAAGCCCGCGTCCACCCAGGCATCGAGCAGCGAGAACGTGGTGGACTCGTCCACCGTCCAGCCGAACACGTTGCCGCCGAAGCACAGTGGCGAAACCTGCAGGCCCGAACGGCCGAGGGGGCGAAATTGCATGGGGGACTCCTTGGATTGCGGAAAAGACAGGCCCGATGCGAATCGGGCCACGAAGAACACGGGGTGCGGCAGCAGGCCCGGGGAGGCCCGACCAACGCCGATGGCGACGGTGCCAAAGCCATTGTTACGGCACACGCCACCCGGCGCGGTAAGACGACCGCTGAATCTTCACGCCCCGTGGGTGCAAGACAGGCCGTTCACCCAACGGGCGCGCCTGGTCACACCACGCCCAGCGCCCCCAGCACCGCCCCCGCCGCCAGCAGCCAGCAGCCACAGCAGGTGAAGGCGCGTGCGCCACACCACCAGCGCGCACGCGCCGCTCAGCAGCCACAGGCGCAGGTCGGTGCCGGCGCCATGGTGCACGCTGCCCAGCAGCCAGGCGGTGGCCAGCAGCAGGCCGATCACCACGGGCGCCAGCCCCTGCTTGAAGGCGCGCACGCTGCGCCGGTGCTTGTTGCGGTGGCCCCAGCGCGTGGCCAGCCAGGTCAGCACGGTGCTGGGCAGCATGATGCCCACCAGGCTCAACGCCATGCCCAACGTGGCCGCGGCCCAGCCCGCCGCGCCCGGCCCGCCGGCGTTCAGGCCCACGTTCCAGCCCAGCAGGCCGACGAAAAGCACGTTGGGCCCCGGCGCGGCCTGGGCGATGGCGATGGAGGCGTTGAACTGCAGATCGGTGATCCAGCCCTGCCGTTCCACCAGGAACCGGTGCATGTCGGGCGCGGCGGCAATGGCCCCACCCACCGCCAGCAGCGAGATCGAGGCGTAGTAGAGGAACAGGTTCAGCCAGCCCACCGGCTGCAGGGCGAGCATGGCGCTCGGCGTCATGGGGCGATCTTCCGCCAGGTGACAGCGCACGCGGCGCCGCCCACCACGGGCAGCACCCAGGCCAGCGGCCAGCGCAGCAGCGCCATGGTGCCGAAGGTCGCCGCCGCGAAGGCCCAGCCGGCCACCGGGCCCAGGGGGTGCGTGCGCAAGGCCCCGGCCATCCGCAGCGCCACGCCGCCGACCAGGCCGGCCGCCACCGCCCCCATGCCGCGCAAGGCGCCACTCACGGCGGCGTGCCCGGAAAATTGCGCATAGACCACGGCCAGCGCCAGCACCAGCAGCAAGGGAAACAGCAGCATGCCCGCCAGTGCCACCAGGGCGCCACGCAGCCCGAAATAGCGGTCGCCAATCACCACGGCGAGGTTGACCACGTTCGGCCCCGGCAGGATCTGCGCCACGGCCCAGTCTTCGAGGAATTCCTCATTGGTGAGCCACCCCTTGCGGTCCACCAGCTCGCGCTGCACGACGGCCAGCACGCCGCCGAAGCCCTGCAGCGCCAGGAGGGTGAACGACCAGAACAGGTCGGCCAGATGGGCCGGGCGGGGCCGCTCGGCCGCTGCAGGCGGCAGCGTGGCTGGGGCAGGGGGCGTGGGTGAGCGGGGCATGGCGGATTCGGGGCGGAAGGGGGCCGGGAGCGGGCGGTGGTTCGGGGCCGATATTACGGCGCGTGGCGGATGCCCGCCCTGGCGATGGGCGAGGCTCGGTGTGCCGCCCAGGCACCGCGCTGACGGGTAGGGCAGGGTTTCGCAGAACCTGCCCCGTCTTCGCGTGTGAGAAGGCGCCGCCGAGTCACAGCCGCTAACTTGCCGGCCCAATGATTTATCGCCTTGCCGCTCGGGCGCACGTGCCGCGCCAACCTCCCACCAGACCGCCATCGGGCCCCTCGCTGCCGACGGACTCCCCATCGAAACGATATAGCGGCTCCCCGGCATTGAGGGCCGCCCCCCAGGGCGCAGGCCGAGGGACTCTCTCTCCCGTGCGCTCGGCGATCTCGGCGCTGCGGAGCCTGCCTGCCTGGCGAACCTCCCATTCCGCGGCCTTCAATGGCGCGTACGCCAACGGCTCCGTGGAGATGTTCACGGTCGGCACGCTGCCGCCCGTCGGGCCCGGGCGATGGGCCTACCTGGCCGATCCCGCCCACTGGCAGCCCAAGCGCCGCAAGCTGCACGATGCGCTGATCGACGACTCCCTTCGCAAGGCCACTGTCTTCGCGGAATGTGTGGAGCGGTTGGGCTGCGATCCGACGCTGTTCGCGTTGCGCGGCAACACGGCCGCCGGAAAGACCCGGCTGGCCCGATCGGCCGTGCCGGCCCTCGCCGACGCCCTGCAGGAAAGCGGCGGGGGCAGCATCAATCCGGACGCGTTCAAGTCGCGGCTCAGGAAAGCGCCCGGCCAGCCCCGGCTGACCCCGGCCAACGTGCACGCGGAGTCGTGCGTGCTCGCCGACCGGCTGGAACGCCAGATCGCCACAGGGAAGACGGCGAGCGGAAAGCCGGCCAGCATGCTGGTCGACAAACGGTTGGGCGGCGCGCACGAAGTCGCCAGCTACATCGCACTGTCCGAGAACACCGGCCGCCAGGTCGAGATGTACGACATCGACATGCCGCTGGAGCGTTCGCTGCTCGGTGTCTTGCAACGGGATCCCGACGGGGACGATCCGCGTCCGCCCTATGCCGCCGTCGTCGCCGGCTACTCCGCCATTCGCGGCAATCGCCTGGACGTCATCGATCAGTTCCTGGCGAAGCCGCAGATCGGCACCTACCACCTGATGGGCACGTCGGCGACGGGCGAGAAGGCGCCCGTCGCGACCGTTGCAAGCGGGGAGCTGACCATCCACGACGCGGACCAATACGCCGAGATCTTGGCGCTCTCCGACTTGCCCGCCAGCGACATCGGCGAACAGGTGATCGACGACGAGACGATCAGGCAACTGACCCAAGCCATGCCCGCCGCCATCGCCGTGACCGCTCGCGAAGCCTTGCAGAAATATGCCGGCCTGTCGTGGTCCCAGGCGCTGGGAATCCACTGCACGCTGAATGGACAGGATCGAAGATGACCCAACTCAAAGGCGAGGTCGCCCTGGCTTTTCATCGGCAGCTCAGGGAGCGCGCGCAGCAGCAGCGGACGGCGCGGCTGCAGGACGCCAAGGCACAGGCCGCATCGAGCGGCAAGGAGGCCTTCGACCTCGGGAAGCTCCAGACGCTTTACGATACGACGCAGCGCGGCCGCTGGACCGATCTCGCGCAACAGGCGATGGTCTACGAGTACCTCTACTACGTGGAGTATTCGCAGGTCCCGGACCTGCGGGCGTTCGCCCGCAGCCTGGACGAGATCGACTACTGGTCGTGATGCTTCGGACGGGCGCCCGTCGCCCGCTTCCGCGTCTGGAAACTTCCACCGGTAGGAGACACCTTGAAACTGATCCGATATGGCCAGCCGGGCGCGGAGCGTGCCGGGCTCGTCGATGCGCAAGGCATTGTCAGGGACCTGTCCATGCTGCTGCCCGACATCGGCCCCGCCCAGCTGTCGCCCCGCACCCTGGCCGCCCTCGCAGCGCTGGACCCGTCGCGCCTGCCCGTGGTGCCCGAATCGGAGCGCCTGGGCTGCCCGGTGGCGGGCGTGGGCAAGATCGTGTGCGTGGGGCTCAACTACGCCGACCATGCGGCCGAAGCGGGCCTGGCCGCGCCGGCCGAGCCCGTGCTGTTCATGAAAGCCACCACCGCGCTGAGCGGGCCCACGGACCCGGTGCGCATCCCGCCTGGCGCGCTGAAGGCCGACTGGGAGGTGGAGCTGGGCATCGTGATCGGCACCCGCGCGCAGCATGTGGCCGAAGACGCCGCGCTGCAGCATGTGGCGGGCTACGTGCTGGCCAACGACGTGTCCGAGCGCAGCTACCAGATGGAGCGCGGCGGGCAGTGGGACAAAGGCAAGGCCTACGACACGTTCGCGCCCATCGGACCCTGGCTCGTGACGGCCGACGAGGTGCCCGATCCGCACGCCATCGGCCTGTGGCTGGAGGTGGACGGCGAGCGCATGCAGGACGGGAACACGCGCAACTTCATCTTCGGGGTGCCCCGGGTGCTGTCGTACATCAGCCAGTTCATGACGCTGGAGCCGGGCGACATCGTGCTCACCGGCACGCCGGCCGGCGTGGGGCTGGGCAAGAAGCCCGTACCGCGCTTTCTGCGGCCGGGCGACGTGATGCGGCTGGGGGCCACGGGCCTGGGCGAGCAGCGCCTGGTGTGCGAAGGCGGCTGAGCCGACCTGGGCCCTGCGCCCCGGGCAGGGCGGCTACAGGAACTGCGCGCGCAGCCCCACCATGATGCGCCGTCCCGCCGCGGGCTCGAAGAAGCGCCCGTTGCCGTCGTTCACGATGAGCGAGCCCGCATAGCGGCGGTCGAACAGGTTATCGAGCCGCGCCCAGGCCTGCCAGCGGGTGTCCCCGGTGCGAAAGGCATAGCCCGCCCGCAGGCCGGCCACGGCGAATCCGGCGGCGGCCTCGGTGTTCACGT
This region of Acidovorax sp. GBBC 1281 genomic DNA includes:
- the ribB gene encoding 3,4-dihydroxy-2-butanone-4-phosphate synthase → MPEVIAAIAAGRPVLVMDDADRENEADLICAADNLTEATMALMIREGSGIVCLCLTPGHAGALGLRPMVEINRSSFATAFTQSIEAAHGVSTGVSAADRVQTIRCALQVPAPGGAPQIVSPGHVFPLVARPGGVLERTGHTESAVDLARLAGRAPAGVLCELMNPDGSMARGADVARFAQAHGLLCTTVQALVAHRQGLQAVAEEGGQGGGRASATQEAVGEPA
- a CDS encoding aldo/keto reductase, giving the protein MQFRPLGRSGLQVSPLCFGGNVFGWTVDESTTFSLLDAWVDAGFNFIDTADVYSRWAPGHMGGESEAMIGQWLKRSGKRDRIVLATKVGKDMGHGKVGLGGDYIRRAVDDSLRRLHTDVIDLYQSHDDDAGTPLEETLGTYADLIREGKVRAIGASNHSAQRLAEALDTSERLGVPRYESLQPLYNLYDRDVFEKELRPLCLEKGVGVINFYALAAGFLTGKYRSASDVDKSPRGAKVVQTYLNDRGLRILAELDQVAERYEVTPGQVAIAWQMAQPGITAPIASASSLEQLQELVQAASLKLDADALESLSQASAEAA
- a CDS encoding chromate transporter — its product is MTPSAMLALQPVGWLNLFLYYASISLLAVGGAIAAAPDMHRFLVERQGWITDLQFNASIAIAQAAPGPNVLFVGLLGWNVGLNAGGPGAAGWAAATLGMALSLVGIMLPSTVLTWLATRWGHRNKHRRSVRAFKQGLAPVVIGLLLATAWLLGSVHHGAGTDLRLWLLSGACALVVWRTRLHLLWLLAAGGGGGAGGAGRGVTRRARWVNGLSCTHGA
- a CDS encoding chromate transporter: MPRSPTPPAPATLPPAAAERPRPAHLADLFWSFTLLALQGFGGVLAVVQRELVDRKGWLTNEEFLEDWAVAQILPGPNVVNLAVVIGDRYFGLRGALVALAGMLLFPLLLVLALAVVYAQFSGHAAVSGALRGMGAVAAGLVGGVALRMAGALRTHPLGPVAGWAFAAATFGTMALLRWPLAWVLPVVGGAACAVTWRKIAP
- the xopAJ gene encoding XopAJ/AvrRxo1 family type III secretion system effector zeta toxin, with translation MRSAISALRSLPAWRTSHSAAFNGAYANGSVEMFTVGTLPPVGPGRWAYLADPAHWQPKRRKLHDALIDDSLRKATVFAECVERLGCDPTLFALRGNTAAGKTRLARSAVPALADALQESGGGSINPDAFKSRLRKAPGQPRLTPANVHAESCVLADRLERQIATGKTASGKPASMLVDKRLGGAHEVASYIALSENTGRQVEMYDIDMPLERSLLGVLQRDPDGDDPRPPYAAVVAGYSAIRGNRLDVIDQFLAKPQIGTYHLMGTSATGEKAPVATVASGELTIHDADQYAEILALSDLPASDIGEQVIDDETIRQLTQAMPAAIAVTAREALQKYAGLSWSQALGIHCTLNGQDRR
- a CDS encoding fumarylacetoacetate hydrolase family protein; translation: MKLIRYGQPGAERAGLVDAQGIVRDLSMLLPDIGPAQLSPRTLAALAALDPSRLPVVPESERLGCPVAGVGKIVCVGLNYADHAAEAGLAAPAEPVLFMKATTALSGPTDPVRIPPGALKADWEVELGIVIGTRAQHVAEDAALQHVAGYVLANDVSERSYQMERGGQWDKGKAYDTFAPIGPWLVTADEVPDPHAIGLWLEVDGERMQDGNTRNFIFGVPRVLSYISQFMTLEPGDIVLTGTPAGVGLGKKPVPRFLRPGDVMRLGATGLGEQRLVCEGG